One window from the genome of Pedobacter schmidteae encodes:
- a CDS encoding beta-N-acetylhexosaminidase, whose translation MKKLLSIVLLAFLYVNSFAQNDVNMGIIPVPVTIKKNTGSFKLDKTVVLVSNDVKNSKSADLLNAFIVNKGGFSLRTVKAAGANERAIVLSSDGADQLPAEGYTIQISPKKITVIGKDAGLFYGVQSLTQLMPEKQNNEISIQSAEINDYPRFKYRGLHLDVSRHAFPLSFIKKYIDLMAQYKLNNFHWHLTDDQGWRIEIKKYPKLTTIGASRNGTIIGHHPGVNTDGETYKGFYTQNEVKEIVAYAAARFINVVPEIEMPGHASAAIAAYPELSCFPERDTFVDAKTPWSGSRKGKQVQQQWGVFDDVFVPSENTFKFLEGVLDEVIALFPSKYIHVGGDECPKEYWKQSEFCQKLMKQLGLKDEHELQSYFIQRMEKYVNSKGRRIIGWDEILEGGLAPDATVMSWRGTEGGIAAAKQNHDVIMTPGGPVGLYFDHKQSSSADEPTNIGGLAPYSTAYAYDPMPKELTAEQQKHVIGVQANLWTEYIQSPEKVEYMILPRLFSLSEIAWSPVSRKDLKNFSEERLPAHLARLDKTNTNYWVPTPLGLDQKVLNGEDFNIALKAPIPGAKIYYTFDLTRPSQLAELYTKPIKITVAKGQKQILKTIVITSSGKSSVVTETILNNGAADVKTK comes from the coding sequence ATGAAAAAACTACTATCTATTGTTTTACTGGCATTTTTGTATGTCAACTCTTTTGCACAAAATGATGTGAACATGGGAATTATCCCGGTTCCGGTTACCATAAAGAAAAATACAGGTAGTTTTAAATTAGATAAAACGGTTGTTCTTGTTTCCAATGATGTTAAAAATTCGAAATCTGCAGATCTGCTAAATGCGTTTATTGTAAATAAAGGTGGCTTCTCATTAAGAACCGTTAAAGCAGCCGGTGCTAATGAGCGGGCAATTGTACTTAGTTCTGACGGAGCTGATCAGTTGCCTGCCGAAGGATACACCATTCAAATCAGCCCTAAAAAAATTACCGTTATTGGTAAAGACGCCGGTTTGTTTTATGGTGTGCAGTCATTAACTCAGCTGATGCCTGAGAAACAAAACAATGAAATCAGTATCCAATCTGCTGAAATTAATGATTATCCTCGTTTCAAATATAGGGGGCTGCATCTGGATGTATCGCGTCATGCCTTCCCACTGTCCTTCATCAAAAAGTATATCGATTTGATGGCACAGTATAAATTGAATAATTTTCACTGGCATTTGACAGACGATCAGGGTTGGAGGATTGAGATTAAAAAATATCCAAAATTGACCACTATCGGTGCATCGAGAAATGGTACCATCATTGGTCATCATCCTGGTGTAAATACCGATGGAGAAACATACAAAGGATTTTATACCCAAAATGAGGTAAAAGAAATAGTAGCTTATGCTGCTGCAAGGTTCATCAATGTTGTTCCTGAGATAGAAATGCCGGGGCATGCTTCAGCGGCTATTGCTGCTTATCCTGAACTGAGTTGTTTCCCTGAAAGAGATACTTTTGTTGATGCGAAAACGCCATGGTCTGGTTCGCGCAAAGGCAAACAGGTACAACAGCAATGGGGCGTATTTGATGATGTATTTGTGCCTAGCGAAAACACGTTTAAATTTTTAGAGGGTGTACTGGACGAAGTTATCGCACTTTTCCCGTCTAAATATATTCATGTAGGTGGTGATGAATGCCCTAAAGAGTATTGGAAGCAAAGTGAGTTTTGCCAGAAGCTGATGAAGCAATTGGGACTAAAAGACGAGCATGAGTTACAAAGTTATTTCATCCAACGCATGGAGAAATATGTGAATTCGAAAGGAAGAAGAATTATTGGCTGGGATGAGATTTTAGAAGGTGGCCTTGCACCGGATGCTACGGTAATGTCGTGGAGGGGAACAGAGGGTGGTATTGCAGCAGCAAAACAAAACCATGATGTGATCATGACGCCGGGTGGCCCTGTTGGTCTTTATTTTGATCACAAACAATCCAGTTCTGCAGATGAGCCTACAAATATTGGAGGTTTAGCTCCTTATTCTACTGCTTATGCTTACGATCCGATGCCAAAGGAACTGACTGCCGAGCAACAAAAACATGTAATTGGTGTACAGGCTAATTTGTGGACAGAATACATTCAAAGTCCCGAGAAAGTGGAGTATATGATTTTGCCAAGATTATTTTCTTTGTCGGAAATTGCATGGAGCCCGGTGTCCCGCAAAGATCTGAAGAATTTTTCTGAAGAACGCCTGCCGGCCCATCTGGCCAGGTTAGATAAAACCAATACCAATTATTGGGTGCCTACTCCTTTGGGCTTAGATCAAAAGGTACTGAACGGCGAGGATTTTAACATTGCTTTAAAAGCGCCAATTCCGGGAGCAAAAATTTATTATACATTCGATCTGACACGTCCTTCACAGCTGGCCGAGTTGTACACTAAACCCATTAAAATTACGGTAGCTAAGGGGCAAAAGCAGATATTGAAGACTATTGTGATTACATCTTCGGGTAAAAGCAGTGTGGTTACTGAGACCATTCTGAACAATGGCGCTGCCGATGTGAAAACAAAATAA
- the trxB gene encoding thioredoxin-disulfide reductase, with product MSQEVEHVQCLIIGSGPAGYTAAIYAARADLKPVMYTGMEPGGQLTQTTEVDNFPGYPSGITGPEMMEDFRKQAERFGTDIRFGYVSSVDFSSLPHKVVVDDIKTITADSVIISTGATAKWLGLPSEQKYNGFGVSACAVCDGFFFKGQDVAIVGAGDTAAEEATYLAKLCKKVYMLVRRDEFRASKAMVHRVMNTPNIEVIYNTETKEILGDGKNVTAVRVFNNQTGVETDLPVEGFFVAIGHKPNTDIFKGQLDMDETGYLKTVPGSTLTNIEGVFASGDVQDSYYRQAVTAAGSGCMAALDAERYLAAKEHGIKVEA from the coding sequence ATGTCACAAGAAGTAGAACACGTTCAATGTTTAATTATAGGTTCAGGACCTGCGGGATATACAGCTGCAATATATGCGGCGCGTGCAGATCTGAAACCAGTTATGTATACAGGTATGGAACCTGGAGGTCAGCTTACCCAAACCACTGAAGTGGATAATTTTCCGGGATATCCATCTGGAATAACCGGACCTGAGATGATGGAAGATTTCCGTAAACAGGCCGAGCGTTTTGGCACTGATATTCGCTTTGGTTATGTAAGTTCAGTTGATTTTTCTTCATTGCCACATAAAGTAGTGGTTGATGATATCAAAACCATTACTGCTGATTCGGTAATTATTTCTACCGGAGCTACTGCAAAATGGTTAGGATTACCAAGTGAGCAAAAATATAATGGATTTGGTGTGTCGGCCTGTGCGGTTTGCGACGGGTTTTTCTTCAAAGGACAGGATGTAGCCATTGTTGGTGCAGGCGATACAGCAGCAGAGGAAGCTACTTATCTGGCCAAATTGTGTAAAAAGGTTTATATGTTGGTTCGCCGCGACGAATTCAGAGCCTCAAAAGCGATGGTGCACAGGGTTATGAATACTCCAAACATCGAGGTAATTTACAATACTGAGACTAAAGAGATTTTGGGCGATGGTAAAAATGTGACGGCTGTAAGGGTATTTAATAACCAAACTGGTGTAGAAACAGATTTGCCTGTAGAAGGATTTTTTGTAGCTATTGGGCACAAGCCAAATACCGATATTTTTAAAGGTCAGTTGGATATGGACGAAACCGGATACCTGAAAACGGTACCTGGGTCAACCTTAACCAATATTGAAGGTGTGTTTGCCAGTGGCGATGTGCAGGACAGCTACTACCGTCAGGCGGTAACTGCAGCGGGTTCAGGTTGTATGGCAGCTCTGGATGCCGAACGTTACCTGGCAGCTAAAGAGCACGGTATTAAAGTAGAGGCTTAG
- a CDS encoding acyl-CoA carboxylase subunit beta → MDIEFNKNEDVNKQLVFELKTRLKKIYKGGGDKSAAKQKEKGKLLARERIAYLIDKESEFLEIAAFAADEMYLEQGGCPSAGVICGIGYVSGRQCMIVANDATVKAGAWFPMTAKKNLRAQEIAMENRLPVIYLVDSAGVYLPMQDEIFPDKEHFGRMFRNNALMSSDGIVQIAAIMGSCVAGGAYLPIMSDEAMIVDGTGSVFLAGSYLVKSAIGEDVDNETLGGATTHCEISGVTDYKHPNDQACLDSIRNIMSKLGAPQVAGFDRIKPVLPKLDQEELYGVLPENREKPYEMLDIIQRLVDDSDFEEYKKLYGQSIICGLGRIDGWAVGIVANQRKVVKSKKGEMQFGGVIYSDSADKATRFIMNCNQKKIPLVFLQDVTGFMVGSRSEQGGIIKDGAKMVNAVANSVVPKFTIVIGNSYGAGNYAMCGKAYDPRLIYAWPSARIAVMGGAQAGKVLLQIKEAALKSKGEEITPEKEAELLKEITERYNHQTTPYYAAARLWVDGIIDPKDTRKVISMGIEAANQSPIKKQFNVGIIQT, encoded by the coding sequence ATGGATATAGAATTCAATAAAAATGAAGATGTAAACAAGCAGTTGGTTTTTGAACTGAAAACCCGGCTGAAGAAAATATATAAAGGAGGGGGAGATAAGAGTGCGGCTAAACAAAAAGAGAAAGGAAAGCTGCTGGCCAGGGAACGTATTGCCTATTTAATCGATAAGGAAAGCGAATTTTTGGAGATTGCGGCATTTGCTGCCGACGAGATGTATCTGGAACAGGGTGGTTGTCCGTCGGCTGGTGTGATTTGTGGCATTGGCTATGTGTCGGGCAGGCAATGTATGATTGTGGCCAATGATGCAACGGTTAAAGCCGGAGCATGGTTTCCGATGACGGCCAAAAAGAATTTGCGGGCGCAGGAGATTGCGATGGAAAACCGCTTGCCTGTCATTTATCTGGTTGACAGTGCCGGTGTTTATCTGCCGATGCAGGACGAAATTTTCCCCGATAAGGAGCATTTTGGTCGGATGTTCAGGAATAATGCCCTGATGTCGTCTGACGGTATTGTGCAAATTGCTGCAATTATGGGTTCATGTGTTGCCGGTGGGGCTTATCTGCCCATTATGAGCGATGAGGCTATGATTGTGGATGGCACGGGGTCGGTCTTTTTAGCAGGTTCTTACCTGGTAAAGTCCGCTATCGGCGAAGATGTAGACAATGAAACACTTGGTGGTGCTACCACCCATTGCGAAATATCGGGAGTGACAGATTATAAACATCCCAATGATCAGGCTTGCCTGGATAGTATACGGAACATCATGAGCAAACTGGGGGCACCTCAGGTAGCAGGTTTTGATCGCATTAAACCCGTTTTGCCGAAGCTGGATCAGGAAGAGCTATATGGAGTACTGCCTGAAAACAGGGAAAAGCCTTATGAAATGCTGGACATTATTCAGCGTTTGGTGGATGATTCAGATTTTGAAGAATATAAAAAATTATACGGGCAGAGCATTATATGCGGACTGGGCAGGATTGATGGCTGGGCAGTAGGTATTGTAGCCAATCAACGTAAGGTTGTAAAATCTAAAAAAGGGGAGATGCAGTTTGGCGGGGTAATTTATTCGGATAGTGCCGATAAGGCTACCCGGTTTATCATGAACTGCAATCAGAAAAAAATTCCGTTGGTGTTTTTACAGGATGTTACCGGCTTTATGGTGGGCAGCCGGTCAGAGCAGGGTGGAATCATTAAAGACGGTGCAAAAATGGTGAATGCCGTGGCCAATTCGGTGGTGCCTAAATTTACTATTGTAATTGGTAACTCTTATGGTGCCGGCAACTATGCGATGTGTGGAAAGGCTTACGACCCGAGGTTAATTTATGCCTGGCCAAGTGCCAGGATTGCCGTGATGGGCGGTGCCCAGGCGGGCAAAGTGTTACTGCAAATCAAAGAAGCTGCATTAAAGTCAAAAGGGGAGGAAATTACTCCTGAAAAAGAAGCCGAATTGTTGAAAGAGATTACCGAAAGGTATAATCATCAGACCACGCCATACTATGCAGCGGCCCGACTATGGGTGGATGGGATTATTGATCCTAAAGATACGCGCAAGGTGATTTCTATGGGGATTGAAGCCGCCAATCAATCGCCTATAAAAAAGCAGTTTAATGTAGGGATTATTCAAACCTGA
- the fabF gene encoding beta-ketoacyl-ACP synthase II encodes MKRVVVTGLGAVTPVGNTVKEFWDNIVAGKSGVGAITKFDTSKFKTNFAAEVKDFDAEAYVDKKELKKYDLYTQYAIAASDQAIKDSGLDFGTMPEAERYEVGVIWASGNGGIGTFEQQLKEYHLGDGTPRFSPYFIPKMIVDIAAGVISIRHKLHGPNYATVSACASSNTAIISAFDTIRLGKATVMVAGGSEAAITESSVGGFNSAHALSKRNDDPATASRPFDIDRDGFVIGEGAGALILEEYEHAIARGANIYAEMVGGGMAADAYHLTGTPPDGLGASLGIAKALTDAGITADKIDYINAHATSTGLGDVGELAGIKKVFGDLPVAISATKSMTGHLLGGAGAIESIISIMSVKDDIIPGTINTKELDPAIPEGLNIVLGKSLKQPVHYVLNNTFGFGGHTATSIFKKYTAE; translated from the coding sequence ATGAAAAGAGTAGTAGTGACAGGTTTAGGTGCTGTAACCCCGGTGGGAAATACAGTAAAAGAATTTTGGGATAACATTGTAGCCGGTAAAAGCGGTGTAGGTGCTATTACAAAATTTGACACTTCAAAGTTCAAAACTAATTTTGCTGCTGAGGTTAAAGATTTTGATGCAGAAGCGTATGTCGACAAAAAAGAGCTGAAAAAATATGACCTGTATACACAGTATGCTATTGCTGCCAGTGACCAGGCCATTAAAGATTCGGGATTGGATTTTGGAACTATGCCGGAAGCAGAAAGATACGAAGTAGGCGTAATCTGGGCATCAGGTAATGGCGGAATCGGTACTTTTGAACAGCAGCTAAAAGAATACCATCTGGGCGACGGTACGCCAAGATTCAGCCCTTATTTCATTCCTAAAATGATTGTGGACATTGCTGCTGGTGTAATCTCTATCAGACATAAACTGCATGGACCGAATTATGCGACTGTTTCTGCATGTGCATCTTCAAACACGGCTATCATCAGTGCTTTTGATACCATTCGTTTGGGGAAAGCGACGGTTATGGTTGCGGGCGGATCAGAGGCTGCAATTACTGAGTCATCTGTTGGCGGATTTAATTCGGCGCATGCTTTATCAAAAAGAAATGATGATCCTGCTACTGCTTCCCGTCCATTTGATATTGACAGGGATGGTTTTGTAATTGGCGAAGGTGCCGGTGCATTGATCCTGGAAGAGTATGAGCATGCTATTGCGCGCGGTGCAAATATTTATGCCGAAATGGTAGGAGGTGGTATGGCTGCCGATGCCTATCATTTAACAGGTACGCCACCGGATGGTTTAGGCGCCTCATTGGGTATCGCCAAAGCATTAACAGATGCGGGTATCACTGCAGATAAGATCGATTATATCAATGCGCACGCTACGTCGACCGGATTGGGGGATGTTGGTGAGTTGGCTGGTATTAAAAAAGTATTTGGTGATCTTCCTGTGGCCATCAGCGCTACAAAATCTATGACCGGACACCTTTTGGGAGGTGCAGGTGCTATAGAAAGTATCATTAGCATCATGTCGGTAAAAGACGATATTATTCCAGGTACCATCAATACCAAAGAATTGGATCCGGCAATACCTGAAGGATTAAATATTGTTTTGGGTAAATCGTTGAAACAGCCGGTTCACTATGTACTGAACAATACCTTTGGTTTTGGTGGGCATACAGCTACTTCGATATTTAAAAAATATACGGCTGAATAG
- a CDS encoding protein-disulfide reductase DsbD: MNLRFFILALFLFLGTATATFAQADTSTADLEFTEMAPETAPEVAPKDTLAKVEAATAAKDSTAGSTAKVEAGDGAEKTADQSLIGIFVTGFIGGLAALLMPCIFPMLPLTVSFFTKGSQTKSKAVSRAMFYGLSIIVIYVVLGLLVTVIFGADALNSLSTNGIFNFLFFVLLMIFAISFLGAFEITLPSSWVNKMDANSDKGGLAGLFFMAGTLALVSFSCTGPIIGTLLVQAATSGALLGPAVGMFGFSFALAIPFALFAMFPSWLSALPKSGGWLNSVKVVLGFLELALAMKFLSNVDLAYHWNWFDREIFLVLWIVIFGLMGLYLLGKLKFSHDSPVNFISIPRLMISIIVLSFTIYMIPGLWGAPLRSISAFLPPQGTQDFDLYTPTLTGGSGAPAAANHQESKHKYADIFHAPLNLNVFFDYDEGLAYAKKVGKPVMIDFTGHACVNCRKMEANVWPDKAVYSKLSNDYVLIQLYVDDKTELQASEKYKSTFSGKDINTIGNKWSDVQASKFNSNSQPYYVLLGHDEKPLVKPSGANYDPQEYLQFLESGLTAFKNK, translated from the coding sequence ATGAATTTACGCTTCTTTATACTTGCGCTTTTCCTGTTTTTAGGTACGGCAACAGCTACCTTTGCACAGGCAGATACGTCGACGGCTGATCTGGAGTTTACCGAGATGGCTCCCGAAACTGCACCTGAGGTTGCCCCTAAGGATACCCTGGCGAAAGTTGAAGCAGCTACTGCTGCCAAAGACAGCACAGCAGGCAGTACGGCTAAAGTTGAGGCTGGGGATGGCGCAGAAAAAACAGCCGATCAATCGCTGATCGGGATTTTTGTAACCGGGTTTATAGGTGGGCTGGCCGCATTGCTGATGCCTTGCATCTTTCCAATGCTGCCCCTTACGGTCAGCTTTTTTACCAAAGGCAGTCAGACCAAAAGTAAGGCAGTAAGCCGTGCCATGTTCTATGGATTGTCCATCATTGTCATTTATGTGGTTTTAGGACTGCTGGTGACGGTGATATTTGGTGCCGATGCCCTCAACAGTTTATCTACCAATGGGATATTCAATTTTCTGTTCTTTGTACTGCTGATGATCTTTGCCATCTCTTTCCTTGGTGCGTTCGAAATCACTTTGCCTTCTTCATGGGTAAACAAGATGGATGCCAACTCGGACAAAGGTGGTTTGGCCGGTCTGTTTTTTATGGCCGGAACCCTTGCCCTGGTTTCCTTCTCCTGCACCGGTCCCATTATTGGTACCCTGCTGGTACAGGCAGCCACAAGCGGTGCTTTGTTAGGCCCTGCGGTAGGTATGTTCGGATTCTCCTTTGCACTGGCTATTCCATTTGCTTTGTTTGCCATGTTCCCATCCTGGTTAAGCGCATTGCCCAAATCAGGTGGCTGGCTCAACAGTGTAAAAGTTGTTTTAGGCTTTTTAGAACTGGCCCTGGCCATGAAGTTTTTAAGCAATGTGGATCTGGCCTATCACTGGAACTGGTTTGACAGGGAGATCTTCTTAGTGCTTTGGATTGTGATTTTTGGACTGATGGGCTTATACCTGCTGGGCAAACTGAAGTTCTCGCACGATAGTCCGGTCAACTTCATTTCCATTCCGCGATTAATGATTTCCATCATCGTATTGTCCTTTACCATTTACATGATTCCGGGCTTATGGGGAGCACCTTTAAGATCAATTTCTGCCTTCCTGCCACCGCAGGGTACACAGGATTTTGATTTGTACACGCCTACTTTAACCGGCGGTAGCGGAGCACCTGCAGCAGCAAATCATCAGGAAAGCAAACATAAATATGCAGATATTTTTCATGCGCCTTTAAACCTGAATGTGTTTTTTGATTATGATGAAGGTCTGGCCTATGCCAAAAAGGTAGGCAAACCGGTCATGATCGATTTTACCGGCCATGCCTGTGTCAACTGTCGTAAAATGGAAGCCAATGTATGGCCAGATAAAGCGGTATACAGCAAACTGAGCAATGATTATGTGCTTATCCAGCTGTATGTAGACGATAAAACAGAGCTGCAGGCCAGTGAAAAATATAAATCAACCTTTAGCGGCAAGGACATCAACACCATTGGCAACAAATGGAGCGATGTACAGGCTTCAAAATTCAACTCCAACTCTCAGCCTTATTACGTATTGCTGGGACATGATGAAAAACCTTTGGTTAAACCTAGTGGAGCAAACTACGATCCTCAGGAATACCTTCAATTTCTGGAAAGCGGACTAACAGCTTTTAAGAATAAGTAA
- a CDS encoding PLP-dependent cysteine synthase family protein produces MLTETKEQACLTADLSNKFEHLWHLVGNTPMLELQYTYKGKPGKVYVKCEHYNLTGSVKDRMALNIMFEAYKSCSIKPGDTIIEATSGNTGIAFAAIGRALGHQVKIIMPNWLSKERIDIIRSMGAEVILISKEQGGFLGSIKMCEDLAAKGGVFLPRQFENQYNEEAHEKTTGMEIWEQLKLSGLKPDAFVAGVGTGGTVMGVGKGLKSRNPAIKIHPLEPAESPTLTTGYKVGSHRIQGISDEFIPEIVKLDELDEVIQANDGDAIIMAQKLAKELGLAVGISSGANVIGAIKLREQMGDDAVVVTILSDSNKKYLSTDLVKEETIKDSFISTDTVFTGYQPICRLK; encoded by the coding sequence ATGTTAACTGAAACCAAAGAGCAGGCTTGTTTAACTGCCGACCTGAGCAACAAATTTGAACACTTATGGCACCTTGTTGGCAATACGCCAATGTTGGAGTTGCAATATACCTATAAAGGAAAACCGGGAAAAGTTTATGTGAAGTGCGAGCATTATAACCTTACAGGAAGTGTAAAAGACAGGATGGCTTTAAATATCATGTTTGAGGCTTATAAATCATGCTCCATTAAGCCTGGTGATACCATTATTGAAGCCACAAGTGGTAATACAGGTATTGCTTTTGCTGCTATTGGCAGAGCATTAGGTCATCAGGTTAAAATTATCATGCCCAACTGGTTGAGTAAAGAACGTATCGATATCATCAGAAGTATGGGTGCTGAAGTAATTTTGATCAGTAAAGAGCAAGGCGGCTTTTTAGGAAGTATTAAAATGTGTGAGGATCTGGCCGCTAAAGGTGGTGTTTTTTTACCTAGACAGTTTGAAAATCAATATAATGAGGAAGCTCATGAAAAAACTACCGGAATGGAAATCTGGGAGCAACTGAAATTAAGCGGATTAAAACCGGATGCTTTTGTGGCTGGTGTTGGAACCGGTGGAACGGTAATGGGTGTAGGAAAAGGATTAAAATCCCGCAACCCTGCTATTAAAATTCATCCATTGGAGCCGGCCGAAAGTCCGACTTTAACCACTGGATATAAAGTGGGTAGCCACCGTATTCAAGGTATTTCGGACGAATTTATTCCGGAAATTGTAAAATTGGACGAGTTAGATGAAGTGATTCAGGCCAACGATGGTGATGCCATTATTATGGCGCAGAAACTGGCCAAAGAACTTGGTCTTGCTGTAGGTATCTCATCGGGTGCAAACGTGATTGGCGCCATCAAACTGAGGGAGCAAATGGGTGATGATGCTGTTGTAGTGACTATATTGAGTGACAGTAACAAAAAATACCTGAGTACCGACCTGGTAAAAGAAGAGACCATTAAAGACTCGTTTATATCAACAGATACGGTGTTTACAGGATATCAGCCAATTTGTCGTTTAAAATAA
- a CDS encoding Lrp/AsnC family transcriptional regulator: MLNNLDPVDIEILRLLQKDATLNNKELSFKLNKSIATVHERIRRLKEQGYIQRIVAIVDRKKINRNLIAFSHVFLKAHTAETLVEFETEVAKFSEVMECFQMTGAYDFILRIATSDMDAYHLFLRNKLATLPNVSTVQSFFVLSETKSDTAYPL; the protein is encoded by the coding sequence ATGTTAAACAATTTAGACCCCGTAGACATAGAAATCCTGCGTCTTTTACAGAAAGATGCCACGCTTAACAACAAAGAATTGTCTTTTAAGCTCAATAAGTCTATTGCAACTGTACACGAAAGGATAAGACGATTAAAGGAGCAAGGCTATATACAACGCATTGTTGCCATAGTCGACCGCAAAAAAATCAACAGGAACCTTATTGCTTTTTCGCACGTATTTTTAAAGGCGCATACCGCCGAAACGCTGGTAGAATTTGAAACGGAAGTAGCCAAATTCAGCGAAGTGATGGAGTGTTTTCAGATGACGGGGGCCTATGATTTTATTTTACGTATCGCTACAAGTGATATGGATGCCTATCATCTTTTCCTGCGAAACAAGCTGGCAACCTTACCCAATGTAAGCACCGTACAAAGCTTTTTTGTATTATCAGAAACTAAAAGCGATACAGCTTATCCTTTGTAA
- a CDS encoding DUF1080 domain-containing protein has product MKNLFKGIGVFFFIALGCLLTAHGQTIRFGKEVIAEDAAGRTREKEISWVNVNTNPDTWRKEKDLLICSGKPIGVMRSEKMYENFILEVEWKHMEAGGNSGVFVWSDAKPGEHNRLPGGVEVQMLELDWVNINAKDGVQQPIAYVHGELFGVGGVTTIPDNPRGERSKSIENRCKGKGEWNSYKVVCVDGTIKLSVNGKFVNGISQSTIRKGYLCLESEGAEIHFRNFKVTEL; this is encoded by the coding sequence ATGAAAAACTTGTTTAAGGGGATTGGTGTGTTTTTTTTTATCGCTTTGGGTTGTTTGCTGACCGCCCATGGCCAAACCATCCGTTTTGGGAAGGAAGTAATTGCTGAAGACGCAGCCGGACGTACCAGGGAAAAGGAGATCAGTTGGGTGAACGTGAATACCAATCCGGATACCTGGAGAAAGGAAAAAGACTTGCTCATTTGCTCGGGGAAGCCTATTGGCGTAATGCGCTCGGAAAAAATGTACGAAAATTTTATACTGGAGGTGGAGTGGAAACACATGGAAGCCGGGGGCAATTCGGGCGTATTTGTATGGAGTGATGCTAAACCGGGTGAGCATAACCGTTTGCCGGGAGGGGTAGAGGTACAGATGCTGGAATTAGACTGGGTGAATATTAACGCCAAAGACGGCGTACAGCAACCTATTGCCTATGTGCATGGCGAACTTTTTGGCGTGGGTGGGGTTACTACAATTCCTGATAATCCGCGGGGCGAGCGTAGTAAATCCATTGAAAACCGTTGTAAAGGAAAAGGAGAGTGGAACAGTTATAAGGTGGTTTGTGTAGATGGTACGATTAAGCTGTCGGTAAATGGCAAATTTGTGAATGGCATTAGTCAATCAACCATTAGAAAAGGTTATTTATGTCTGGAATCTGAGGGCGCAGAAATTCACTTCAGAAATTTTAAGGTAACTGAACTTTAA